A window from Chitinophaga filiformis encodes these proteins:
- a CDS encoding YwbE family protein, producing MEGQYRKDIYPGLGVAIILKKDQRSGKLTYGIVKNILTSAPYHSRGIKVRLEDGHIGRVAAFADDEDLLQN from the coding sequence ATGGAAGGTCAGTACAGAAAAGATATATACCCGGGATTGGGCGTGGCGATCATTCTTAAAAAAGACCAGCGCAGCGGTAAGCTGACATATGGGATTGTAAAAAATATCCTCACCTCTGCCCCTTACCATTCCCGGGGTATCAAGGTCAGATTGGAAGACGGCCATATAGGCCGCGTAGCAGCCTTCGCTGACGACGAAGACCTGCTTCAAAATTGA
- a CDS encoding prefoldin domain-containing protein has product MSDYYKKWKVKLPQRQQHPQFGDSLYYFVNGDNKAPVILIVPFRPTGYDTVIGYYEHNRHNQAPVIAIPRTPLLTVHGNVMYDLFYQSNVDTPFVQKDVYQHTLQTSLVLTYKDRYPIRLNFTTRMGNSSLFRNLTDFNLQFTSRDFKNAMLQRAKGWDAGKYAQLEELEKLRMQLEAKQMEINKLKGWKTDPALLQRLVEARERAYYGRIRDSLAAINKPEMEMPDLNIGKRGLGRLELPDDMKGTGGSEKEKADTALKQLTARYEDADRKLDSLQAELAKLQALYRQQETVYNTRKGALADILIRSKNNKELAENLKAANLPDTMLPKGYKHLLAIRSVGIGRTLVNYSELTAKDISILGVQAEYNPSYYIAFATGRVDYRFRDFFFNENRSRQYLNLVRAGLGMRDGNNIIMTYYTGKKQVYNFNTAPGANNPGNLEQRIMGFSLEGRWQLDENNYIIGEAAKSSLPTYARSAEDHSSTLGTVFKLDDHSNEAYSVKASSFWPQTGTKINGMYKMMGANFQSFSLFTTGSSQTGWSIRVDQPFFKQQLIISGSIKKNDFTTNYQQTNYQSNTVFKSVQATLRKKKWPVITVGYYPSSQITKLSNNSYQENLFYNLVGTASHFYTYRGIMMSTVLSYTQFYNKQTDSSFLYFNSKNMLLNQTLFVGKFTVNGGGSFATNPEYNLYGADGNVQYKMRTWLEIGGGMKYNYQTVYNLTQIGYSGNARVTIPLLGEVAVMAEKAFIPGMQKRLVSSNNGRLTYTKTF; this is encoded by the coding sequence ATGTCAGACTATTACAAAAAGTGGAAGGTAAAACTTCCGCAACGTCAGCAGCATCCGCAGTTTGGCGATAGTTTGTACTATTTTGTGAATGGAGATAATAAAGCACCTGTTATTCTCATTGTTCCTTTCCGGCCAACGGGCTACGACACGGTGATCGGGTATTACGAACATAACAGGCACAACCAGGCCCCGGTCATTGCAATACCCCGCACACCGCTGCTGACTGTGCACGGAAATGTGATGTATGATCTTTTCTATCAGTCTAACGTTGATACCCCTTTTGTACAGAAAGACGTTTACCAGCATACCTTGCAAACCAGCCTGGTACTTACCTATAAGGACCGTTATCCCATACGGCTCAATTTTACCACCAGGATGGGTAATTCTTCGCTTTTCAGGAACCTGACAGATTTTAATCTTCAGTTCACCAGCCGGGATTTCAAAAATGCCATGTTACAACGTGCCAAAGGCTGGGATGCGGGCAAATATGCGCAGCTGGAAGAGCTGGAAAAGCTTCGCATGCAACTGGAAGCCAAGCAGATGGAAATCAATAAACTGAAGGGATGGAAAACGGACCCTGCCTTATTACAGCGTTTGGTAGAAGCGCGGGAGAGGGCCTATTATGGCCGGATCAGGGATTCCCTCGCGGCGATCAACAAGCCGGAGATGGAGATGCCTGACCTGAATATAGGTAAAAGAGGACTTGGCAGACTGGAATTGCCTGATGACATGAAAGGAACGGGCGGTTCTGAGAAAGAGAAAGCGGATACTGCATTGAAGCAACTGACGGCCCGCTATGAAGATGCCGACAGGAAACTGGACTCGCTGCAGGCAGAACTTGCGAAACTACAGGCACTGTACCGGCAGCAGGAGACTGTCTATAACACGCGGAAAGGCGCCCTGGCAGATATACTGATACGCAGTAAGAACAATAAGGAACTGGCAGAGAACCTCAAGGCAGCCAACCTGCCGGATACTATGCTGCCAAAAGGGTATAAACACCTGCTGGCTATCCGTTCAGTGGGCATCGGCCGTACACTGGTCAATTATTCAGAGCTGACAGCGAAGGATATCAGTATACTGGGGGTTCAGGCGGAATACAATCCCTCTTACTATATAGCTTTTGCAACAGGCAGAGTAGATTACCGTTTCCGTGATTTTTTCTTCAATGAGAACAGGTCCAGGCAGTACCTGAACCTTGTGCGTGCAGGGCTGGGCATGAGAGATGGGAATAACATCATCATGACCTACTACACGGGTAAAAAGCAGGTATATAATTTCAATACTGCTCCCGGAGCTAACAATCCCGGCAACCTGGAACAGCGGATCATGGGCTTCTCTCTTGAAGGCCGCTGGCAGCTGGATGAGAACAACTATATCATAGGGGAGGCCGCCAAATCATCGCTGCCTACCTATGCAAGGTCGGCCGAAGATCACAGCAGTACACTGGGGACTGTGTTTAAACTGGATGATCATTCCAACGAGGCATATTCAGTGAAAGCCAGCTCATTCTGGCCACAAACGGGAACAAAGATCAATGGTATGTATAAGATGATGGGCGCCAATTTCCAGTCGTTCAGCCTCTTTACCACGGGCTCTTCCCAGACAGGGTGGTCTATCCGTGTAGATCAGCCGTTCTTCAAGCAACAGCTGATCATCAGCGGAAGTATCAAGAAGAATGATTTTACTACAAATTATCAGCAGACAAACTATCAGAGCAATACTGTTTTCAAAAGCGTACAGGCTACCTTGCGGAAGAAAAAATGGCCGGTGATAACCGTGGGATATTATCCGAGTTCCCAGATCACTAAGCTGAGCAACAACAGTTATCAGGAAAACCTGTTCTATAACCTCGTAGGAACGGCCAGCCATTTCTACACCTACAGGGGCATTATGATGAGCACTGTACTGTCTTACACACAATTCTATAATAAACAGACTGATAGCAGTTTCCTCTATTTCAACAGCAAGAATATGCTGTTGAACCAGACACTTTTTGTCGGCAAATTCACCGTCAACGGCGGTGGTTCATTTGCTACCAACCCGGAATACAACCTGTATGGCGCAGATGGGAACGTGCAGTATAAAATGAGAACATGGCTTGAGATAGGGGGAGGGATGAAATATAATTACCAGACAGTGTACAACCTTACACAGATAGGTTATTCCGGCAATGCAAGGGTAACTATCCCACTGTTGGGCGAGGTAGCTGTCATGGCAGAAAAGGCATTTATACCAGGTATGCAGAAACGCCTGGTATCCAGTAATAATGGAAGATTAACCTATACAAAGACATTTTAA
- a CDS encoding putative glycolipid-binding domain-containing protein encodes MTSTQIIWKGTYYNTLEYLHLQSDNAHDVRGYITGLVNDLPLHVSYHITANAAWETTGVLIRAHDHIQKELQFTRENGEWHDKLGTIHEIFSPCADIDISITPFTNTLAVNRLQLAEGESQEITVLYFDLPAMDVKPVKQRYTRLADRLYRYESLWSGFTADLEVDEHGIARDYPGIWVREWPASVQSSAPSSAL; translated from the coding sequence ATGACCTCCACACAAATTATCTGGAAAGGAACTTACTATAATACGCTCGAATATCTTCATTTGCAGTCTGATAATGCACACGATGTTCGCGGGTACATTACCGGACTGGTAAACGATCTGCCACTGCATGTCAGTTATCATATCACGGCCAATGCAGCATGGGAAACCACCGGTGTCCTCATCAGGGCACACGATCATATACAGAAAGAGCTGCAGTTCACACGGGAAAATGGGGAATGGCATGATAAACTGGGTACTATTCATGAGATCTTCAGTCCCTGCGCAGATATCGATATTTCGATCACACCGTTCACGAATACACTGGCGGTGAACAGGTTACAGCTCGCAGAAGGAGAATCGCAGGAGATCACCGTTTTGTATTTTGACCTGCCGGCCATGGATGTGAAGCCGGTGAAACAGCGGTACACAAGACTGGCCGACAGGTTATACAGATATGAGAGTTTATGGTCCGGATTTACAGCAGACCTGGAGGTTGATGAGCATGGCATCGCGCGGGACTATCCCGGTATATGGGTAAGGGAATGGCCGGCTTCTGTTCAGTCTTCGGCTCCTTCATCCGCACTTTGA
- a CDS encoding sulfotransferase, whose translation MSNNVLIITGMHRSGTSLLSQWLYRCGLHIGDRFLGAGIGNTQGHFEDVDFYNYHQQVLSEHDLRKDGLVTAQPPSLSEAQRQSLRLLIREKAASQVQWGWKDPRTCLFLPFYRELLPGARYLVILRDYKSVVSSLIQRLYGESVQKYEQKGWLPRMIWRYFKQPYRKQRLLRKHSEHHLKVWISYNEAILQHLQQLPSSTYLVIDHSFLIRCNRKVFDHLSAEWKFHLEYHNLSALYKESLISERLDITPYIKDPSLLQKAADIQCRLQTLAI comes from the coding sequence ATGAGCAATAATGTATTAATTATAACGGGCATGCACCGTTCGGGCACTTCTTTGCTTAGCCAGTGGTTATACCGGTGCGGATTACACATCGGAGACCGGTTCCTGGGCGCCGGCATTGGTAATACACAAGGACATTTTGAGGATGTAGATTTTTATAATTATCATCAGCAGGTATTAAGCGAACATGATCTTCGCAAAGATGGTCTTGTTACCGCCCAACCGCCATCTTTATCTGAAGCGCAACGGCAATCGCTCCGCCTGCTGATCCGGGAAAAGGCGGCAAGCCAGGTGCAATGGGGATGGAAAGATCCGCGCACCTGCCTTTTCCTACCCTTTTACAGGGAGTTACTGCCAGGCGCTCGTTACCTGGTGATATTGCGCGACTACAAAAGTGTTGTCAGTTCGCTCATACAACGCCTCTACGGTGAAAGCGTTCAGAAATATGAACAGAAAGGATGGTTGCCGCGGATGATATGGAGATATTTTAAACAACCTTACCGGAAACAAAGATTGCTGAGAAAACACAGCGAACACCACCTGAAGGTGTGGATATCCTACAATGAAGCTATATTACAGCATCTGCAGCAATTACCTTCTTCCACGTACCTGGTGATCGATCATTCTTTTCTTATCAGGTGCAACCGGAAGGTATTTGATCATCTCTCTGCCGAATGGAAGTTCCACCTGGAATATCACAATCTCAGTGCGCTTTATAAAGAAAGCCTTATCAGCGAAAGACTGGACATTACACCTTATATAAAAGATCCTTCGCTGCTCCAAAAGGCCGCAGATATACAATGCAGGCTACAGACACTGGCAATCTGA
- the cysC gene encoding adenylyl-sulfate kinase has protein sequence MIIQLCGLSGAGKTTIARNVQRKAAADGTPIEIIDGDIYRESLCRDLGFSREDRCENIRRLGFVASRLSNYGIISIISAINPYESIRQELAISYPHVKTVFIDCTVEKLIARDTKGLYKRALLPEGHPDKLNNLTGINDPFETPVQPDLHLHTDNQSIAACTNLFLQFINRSLALQQAQYASVASN, from the coding sequence ATGATTATACAACTATGCGGGTTATCCGGTGCAGGCAAAACCACTATTGCCAGGAATGTACAACGAAAAGCAGCGGCCGATGGTACTCCTATCGAAATCATTGACGGTGACATTTACCGGGAATCCCTTTGCCGGGACCTGGGTTTCTCAAGGGAAGACCGCTGTGAGAATATCCGCCGCCTGGGTTTTGTGGCCAGCCGTTTATCAAATTATGGCATCATCAGCATTATAAGCGCCATCAATCCATATGAATCGATACGGCAAGAGTTGGCCATCTCCTATCCACACGTAAAAACAGTTTTTATCGATTGTACAGTGGAGAAACTGATTGCGAGAGATACTAAAGGGCTTTACAAGCGGGCTTTGTTACCCGAAGGGCACCCTGATAAGTTAAACAATCTTACAGGTATTAATGATCCATTCGAAACACCTGTCCAGCCCGATCTTCATCTTCATACAGATAATCAGAGCATTGCTGCCTGCACGAATTTATTCCTTCAATTTATAAACCGGTCACTGGCATTACAGCAGGCGCAATATGCCAGCGTGGCTTCCAACTAA
- a CDS encoding AhpC/TSA family protein: MKKLLTVVAGILVTFVSMAQEKRGPFQLNGTITGKDNGYVYLRYGNGFYIEDSCVVKNGSFSFSGMLSEPVLATISGNGESGINFYIDPAPMTISIKSPAFQEATISGSASQADYQELLNERAGAQQEMAPLALAFEDANKQYLKAIQARKSEAELSALKAKADAAKEKLLPLQEKARDASYGFFRSHPDSYVTAAELRYFTAYMKPETLKSYISKLSPWLQTSIYGKELNDILEKIQNGSPGSRAQLFSQRDINGNPVSLMDFKGKYLLLDFWASWCLPCRKNNTHLKELYALYKDKGLTILGIADNDNKPEEWKKAVAKDGVGIWNHVLRGLDTDKFKEDGKPQPGDIYNMYGVHAVPTQILINPEGVIIARFGSGGDDYDQLDTKLAELF, from the coding sequence ATGAAAAAACTATTGACTGTTGTTGCAGGCATTCTTGTAACTTTTGTTTCCATGGCCCAGGAAAAACGCGGCCCCTTCCAGTTAAACGGCACTATTACAGGCAAAGACAATGGATATGTTTATCTCCGTTATGGCAATGGTTTCTATATCGAAGACAGCTGTGTCGTCAAAAATGGCAGCTTTTCCTTTAGCGGCATGCTCAGTGAACCTGTTTTGGCTACCATCAGCGGCAATGGTGAAAGCGGGATCAATTTTTACATTGACCCTGCCCCTATGACCATCAGTATTAAATCGCCCGCCTTCCAGGAGGCCACCATCTCCGGGTCGGCCAGCCAGGCTGATTACCAGGAACTCCTCAACGAAAGGGCCGGCGCGCAACAGGAAATGGCGCCCCTCGCCCTGGCCTTTGAGGACGCCAACAAGCAATACCTCAAGGCCATTCAGGCCAGGAAAAGTGAGGCCGAACTAAGCGCACTGAAGGCTAAGGCAGATGCGGCCAAAGAAAAACTGCTGCCCCTCCAGGAGAAAGCCAGGGATGCCAGTTACGGTTTTTTCCGTTCTCATCCTGATTCCTACGTTACGGCTGCGGAGCTACGCTATTTTACCGCTTATATGAAACCCGAAACCTTGAAATCTTATATATCGAAGCTATCACCCTGGCTGCAGACCAGCATCTACGGCAAAGAGTTGAATGATATCCTGGAAAAGATCCAGAATGGCTCGCCAGGTAGCCGCGCGCAGTTATTCAGTCAGCGGGATATAAACGGCAATCCCGTCAGCCTGATGGACTTTAAGGGTAAATATCTCCTGCTTGACTTCTGGGCCAGCTGGTGCCTTCCCTGCAGGAAGAATAATACCCATCTGAAAGAGCTATACGCCCTGTATAAAGACAAGGGACTAACAATACTGGGCATCGCTGACAATGACAATAAACCGGAAGAATGGAAAAAAGCGGTTGCAAAAGATGGTGTAGGCATCTGGAACCATGTGCTCCGCGGACTGGACACCGACAAATTTAAAGAAGACGGCAAGCCTCAGCCGGGAGATATCTACAATATGTACGGCGTCCATGCTGTACCTACCCAGATCCTAATCAATCCTGAAGGTGTTATCATCGCACGTTTTGGAAGTGGAGGCGACGACTATGACCAATTAGATACCAAGCTGGCGGAACTGTTTTAA
- a CDS encoding response regulator transcription factor has product MPNILVVDDQEVVRYGTTLILQKSIEDAHVSEASSFEDTLKMLSTKKFDLVILDIDMPGGNNHQMLDVIRLRHPDIKILIFSSYDEQIFGWRYLEAGADGFLSKKTGIEEIKNAAKTLLRDEKYLSPALKQTLLNNFTNKKSAANPIQRLSSRENNIMQLLIKGSSVAEIAEKLSLQISTVSTYKKRIFEKLQVSNVIEMIEKVQLYS; this is encoded by the coding sequence ATGCCTAATATCTTAGTTGTAGATGATCAGGAGGTGGTCCGGTATGGAACTACGCTCATTTTGCAAAAATCCATCGAGGATGCGCACGTCAGTGAAGCGTCCAGTTTCGAGGATACCCTGAAGATGTTATCTACAAAAAAATTCGACCTGGTCATTCTGGACATTGACATGCCGGGAGGAAACAATCACCAGATGCTGGATGTTATCCGCCTCAGGCATCCTGACATCAAGATCCTCATTTTCTCCAGCTATGACGAGCAGATCTTCGGATGGAGGTACCTGGAAGCGGGGGCCGATGGTTTCCTGTCCAAAAAGACCGGCATAGAAGAGATCAAAAACGCGGCTAAAACCCTCCTTAGAGACGAAAAGTACCTCAGTCCGGCCCTGAAACAAACCTTGCTGAACAATTTCACCAATAAAAAATCTGCTGCCAATCCGATACAGCGTTTATCCAGCCGCGAAAACAATATCATGCAGCTGCTGATCAAAGGCTCCAGTGTTGCGGAAATAGCAGAAAAACTCAGTTTACAGATCTCGACTGTCAGCACCTACAAAAAGCGCATCTTTGAAAAACTGCAGGTATCTAACGTCATAGAAATGATAGAGAAAGTGCAGCTTTACTCATAA